The proteins below are encoded in one region of Misgurnus anguillicaudatus chromosome 24, ASM2758022v2, whole genome shotgun sequence:
- the LOC141349230 gene encoding general transcription factor II-I repeat domain-containing protein 1-like — protein SAEDQTSDFLDSTDTVNFALHFKASFSAATPRTRVEVNVLLRKVQDLFNQKYKDAGGTGKLPYQSLVNQGMTVKVAGLPNSLKKPSYYGRNQLEAILQAAEEISFEINAAQCNSTDKAEGMSEAMDAEELEEQSSETDNTVAFVMTAD, from the exons tcagctgaAGACCAAACAAGCGATTTCCTGGACTCGACAGACACAGTGAACTTTGCACTGCATTTCAAAG CCAGCTTCTCAGCCGCAACACCGAGAACCAGAGTTGAGGTCAATGTACTGCTGAGAAAAGTGCAAGATCTGTTTAACCAAAAATATA AGGATGCCGGAGGTACTGGAAAGCTCCCCTACCAATCCCTGGTAAATCAAGGCATGACAGTTAAAGTTGCAGGACTGCCCAACAGCCTCAAAAAGCCATCCTATTATGGAAGGAACCAGTTGGAGGCCATTTTGCAAGCTGCTGAGGAGATTTCATTTGAAATCA ATGCAGCACAATGCAACTCCACCGACAAAGCAGAAGGAATGTCAGAGGCGATGGACGCAGAAG AGCTGGAAGAACAGTCCTCAGAAACAGACAATACTGTAGCTTTCGTGATGACTGCAGATTAA